Genomic window (Chitinophagaceae bacterium):
GGACAAGGTGGAAATAAAGAATTAACACTTTGTGTTGGGACTCCTGCTGTTCCTGCTTTTTTAGCAATTGGTGGTTCAATTGGTCCATGTAACAATACAAACAGAATAGCACCTCAGGAAGCAGAAAAGTTGATTAAGGAATTACCGGGAGAGCCTGTAGTAATAGATAATATGGTTGCAGCATATCCGAACCCTTTCAGAGAAACTGTAAATATCGTATATGTAGTGCCTGCACCGGGTAACAGTGAAATGCATATTTTAGATATAAACGGCAGAACTGTTAAGTCAAATATGTATACTCACACGAGAGACAACTTATTAAATGATGTTTCAGTTGATTTATCTAATCATGCTCCGGGCATTTATTTAGTAAAAATTGTAACAGAAGATGATGTGTTCACGTACAAAATACAAAGCGTACGTTAATCATAATCATTTTTTTAATCGAAAAAGGTGGCAGGCAATTTATTTGTCTGCCATTTTTTTTTGCAGTGTATTCAGAATTAGATTTGCCGCATTTTCAGAAGCTCCGCTGCCACCAAGTTTTTTTCGTAAAATGTCATACTCATTTGTTATTGATTCCCGCTTTTCTTTTGTTAAAATTTGATTAAGATGTTTGATTAAGTTTTCCTTTGTAAAATCATCTTGTATCAATTCTTTTACGACTTCCTTTTCCAGAATTAAATTCACCAGAGAGATAAATGGCACGTTTACCAATTTTTTCCCTATCCAAAAAGATACCGGATTTCCTTTGTAAACTACTATTTGAGGTACATTCAACAAAGCTGTTTCTAAAGTTGCTGTACCCGAAGTTACAATGGCTGCTTTACTTTCCTTAAGCAGGCTGTATGTATCTCCGGTTTTAATTTCTATAGCTTTGTCTTTTATTATTTTTTTGTAAAACGCAGATTCAATATTTGAAATGGCAGCTAAGGAAAAAGTATAATCAGGAAAATGTTCTGTTAACTCACACATAAGTGGAAGGGTTTTCTGAATCTCCTGTTTTCTGCTGCCGGGGAGAAGAGCAATTCTTTTATTTTGATTTTCTATATGATGCGCGTTTTTGATTTCCGGAATATCGAGCAGTGGATGACCAACAAAGTGAGCTTCCGTATCATATTTTTTATAAAAGGCCTTTTCAAAAGGAAGAATGACCATCATCAAATCTACATACTTTTTTATGGAATGAACTCTGGAAGCATTCCATGCCCAAAGTTGCGGAGAAATATAATAGAAGGTGTTTATCTTATGATTGTTAAGAAATTTCAACAGTCTCATATTAAATCCCGGATAGTCTATTAGAATGACAGCATCGGGTTGATATGCCAGTATATCTTTTTTACACTCAGAGAAATTATTGAGTATAACCGGCAGGTTTTTTAAAACTTCCCAAAAGCCCATAAAGGCAAGGTCTTTATAATCTTTAACTAAGGTTGCTCCGGCAGCTTTCATTTTTTCACCACCCCAACAACGAAAATCACAGTTTGGGTAAAGCTCTTTTAAGGCTTTAATCAGGTTTGACCCGTGTAAATCTCCGGAGGCCTCACCGGCAATTAAATATAGCTTTATCTGACCGGTTTCAGCCATACAGGGATTAAATAAATTTTAAAATAAGAACAATAACTACGAGAAAAAACATAGATGCTATAACTCCTCTGGCCATTTTAAAAAATTTAAGCCAATACAACAGAAAAAAAACAAGCAGGTTTAAAATAGCGCCTAAACTAATTATTGGTCCTGTAATTCTGCTGTCCCATATTGTTTGGTAATATTCTAAAACACCCATATAAGAAAAACGGGACAGATAAATCAATAAGGTCCCGGCAAAAGCACCAATTAAACCTAAAGCAAATCCTATGTAAACACTATCTTTAACTTTCATTTATGTTCCAGTTTTCATTAATGTAACGAATGGTATGATGAGCTGTTAAATCAAACTGCACAGGGACTATGGAAACATAATTATTTTCTAACGCCCATTCATCCGTATCCTTTCCTTTGTCGTAATTTACAAATTTACCACTTAACCAAAAGTAATTTTTCCCTCTGGGATCTTGTCTTTCGTCATAATCTTCTTCCCATTTTGCCACCGCCTGTCTGACAACTTTCATGCCTTTAATCTCATTTGCAGGAATGGCAGGTATGTTTACATTAAGTAGTGTCCCATCCGGTATTCCGGCCTTGAGCATATTTTCAGCAATCAATTTAGCATATTTTTTGGAGCCTTCAAAATCAGCTTCAAAACTATAATCCAATAATGAGAATCCGACAGCTTTGATGCCTTCAATCGAAGCCTCTACAGCGGCGGACATAGTTCCGGAATAGATAACGTTAATCGAAGAGTTTGAACCATGGTTTACTCCGGAAACACATAAGTCCGGGTTTCCTTTTAGAATTTTATCCTTAGCCAGTTTAACACAATCAACGGGAGTGCCACTGCATTGGTATGCAGCTTTCACATTTTTAAAAATATCCACTTTTTCAATTCGAAGCGGGTCGTTAAGGGTTATCGCATGCCCCATGCCGGATTGAGGTTTGTCAGGTGCAACTACAACTACATCACCTATTTCAGACATTGCATCAATCAAAGCGCGTATACCGGGTGCAGTAATTCCGTCATCGTTTGTTACGAGAATAAGAGGTTTTTTCTTAGGCATTTTTATTTTTTTTCTAACTCAGTAAAATAATGGTAAAAATAGGGTATTGTTTCAATTCCTTTATAAAAGTTAAACAGTTCAAAATGTTCATTAGGCGAATGGATAGCATCTGTATCTAATCCAAATCCGAGTAAGACTGTTTTTGTTTTCAACACTTCTTCAAACAGGGCTACAATAGGAATACTGCCACCGCTTCTTAACGGAATTGGCTTTTTCCCAAATGTTTTCTCCATAGCCATGCTGGCAGCTTTGTATGCATTTGAGTCAGTAGGAGTAACAACGGGAATTCCTCCGTGATGTTCTATAGCTTCAACTTTTACGGACTCCGGAGCTACTTTTTCTATATATTCTTTAAAAAGTTTGGCAATGACTTCCGGTTTTTGATTGGGTACCAGTCGCATTGAGATTTTCGCTCCGGCTTTGGAAGGTAATACCGTTTTAGCTCCTTCTCCCTGATATCCACCCCAGATACCGTTCACATCTAAAGTTGGCCTTACTGATGCTCTTTCAAGTGTAGAAAAATCAATTTCTCCTTCTATGTCAGCAATCCCAATATGTTTCTTATAGTTTTCAATACTAAAAGGTACTCTTTTAAATTCATTTCTTTCCTCTTCGCTGAGGCTCAGTACATCATCATAAAAACCGGGAATAGTTACTTTTTTATTCTCATCCATTAAACCGGAAATAATATTTGCCAATACGTTTATCGGATTAGCCACTGCACCACCATAAATACCGGAATGCAAATCTCTGTTTGGTCCTGTAACTAATACTTCAAAATAGCACAAACCTCTCAGGCCGGTAGTAATCGACGGAGTAT
Coding sequences:
- the surE gene encoding 5'/3'-nucleotidase SurE, whose amino-acid sequence is MPKKKPLILVTNDDGITAPGIRALIDAMSEIGDVVVVAPDKPQSGMGHAITLNDPLRIEKVDIFKNVKAAYQCSGTPVDCVKLAKDKILKGNPDLCVSGVNHGSNSSINVIYSGTMSAAVEASIEGIKAVGFSLLDYSFEADFEGSKKYAKLIAENMLKAGIPDGTLLNVNIPAIPANEIKGMKVVRQAVAKWEEDYDERQDPRGKNYFWLSGKFVNYDKGKDTDEWALENNYVSIVPVQFDLTAHHTIRYINENWNINES
- a CDS encoding dipeptidase, with the translated sequence MQFPTDYFEKNKDKYLEELISLLKISSISADKRFKDEVFEAAEFVKTKMEDAGMENTEVIPTEGYPVVYGEKIIDSSLPTILVYGHYDVQPPDPYELWDSPPFEPVIKDGKIFARGASDDKGQMYMHIKAFELMQHNDSLPCNVKFIIEGEEEVGSPNLEKFTRQYKDKLASDVILISDTAMLSKDTPSITTGLRGLCYFEVLVTGPNRDLHSGIYGGAVANPINVLANIISGLMDENKKVTIPGFYDDVLSLSEEERNEFKRVPFSIENYKKHIGIADIEGEIDFSTLERASVRPTLDVNGIWGGYQGEGAKTVLPSKAGAKISMRLVPNQKPEVIAKLFKEYIEKVAPESVKVEAIEHHGGIPVVTPTDSNAYKAASMAMEKTFGKKPIPLRSGGSIPIVALFEEVLKTKTVLLGFGLDTDAIHSPNEHFELFNFYKGIETIPYFYHYFTELEKK
- a CDS encoding lipid-A-disaccharide synthase, with the protein product MKLYLIAGEASGDLHGSNLIKALKELYPNCDFRCWGGEKMKAAGATLVKDYKDLAFMGFWEVLKNLPVILNNFSECKKDILAYQPDAVILIDYPGFNMRLLKFLNNHKINTFYYISPQLWAWNASRVHSIKKYVDLMMVILPFEKAFYKKYDTEAHFVGHPLLDIPEIKNAHHIENQNKRIALLPGSRKQEIQKTLPLMCELTEHFPDYTFSLAAISNIESAFYKKIIKDKAIEIKTGDTYSLLKESKAAIVTSGTATLETALLNVPQIVVYKGNPVSFWIGKKLVNVPFISLVNLILEKEVVKELIQDDFTKENLIKHLNQILTKEKRESITNEYDILRKKLGGSGASENAANLILNTLQKKMADK